From a single Nicotiana tomentosiformis chromosome 2, ASM39032v3, whole genome shotgun sequence genomic region:
- the LOC104091689 gene encoding uncharacterized protein produces the protein MQEEEFFCPSFSSYSSNRAAEIAAKISDEIERNSKVAEQAEVEANAGEDDFEFSLVCENPEASVGEFFYDRQIQPVFPVFNRDLLLNVVSYDVDHKGGVDGESSENANSSIQVSLKDLFLEDREPPSSSSSEVDELESVPPGTYCVWKPQITEPSPSRCKKSNSTGSAFKRWSIRDLMRRSNSDGKDSFVFLTQEKGTKNETSKTKDSVEASKVTGKLKAKGSSNVGEKASSSAAVYLRNQAAAKEMDKNKRKSYLPYRQDLVGIFANVNSLGRTFPPF, from the coding sequence ATGCAGGAAGAAGAATTTTTCTGCCCTAGCTTTAGCAGCTATTCCTCAAATAGAGCGGCGGAGATTGCCGCTAAAATCTCCGATGAAATTGAACGCAATTCTAAGGTGGCGGAGCAGGCGGAGGTGGAAGCGAACGCTGGCGAGGATGATTTTGAATTCTCTTTGGTATGTGAAAATCCAGAAGCTTCGGTTGGGGAATTCTTCTACGACCGTCAAATCCAGCCTGTTTTCCCCGTTTTCAACCGCGATCTGTTACTAAACGTTGTTTCTTATGACGTAGATCACAAAGGCGGCGTTGACGGCGAATCGTCGGAAAATGCCAATAGTTCAATCCAGGTTTCGTTAAAGGATTTGTTTTTAGAAGATCGCGAaccgccgtcgtcgtcgtcatcGGAGGTCGATGAGTTGGAAAGTGTACCTCCGGGAACCTACTGTGTATGGAAACCGCAGATAACCGAGCCTTCACCGAGCAGATGTAAGAAGAGTAATTCAACAGGATCGGCGTTTAAGCGGTGGAGTATTCGAGATTTGATGCGTCGGAGTAATAGCGACGGGAAGGACAGTTTTGTATTTTTAACGCAGGAAAAAGGAACGAAAAACGAAACTTCCAAAACAAAGGACTCAGTTGAGGCATCGAAAGTAACCGGAAAATTAAAGGCAAAGGGAAGTAGTAACGTCGGAGAGAAGGCATCTTCGTCGGCGGCTGTTTATTTACGGAACCAAGCGGCGGCAAAGGAAATGGATAAGAATAAGAGGAAATCATACTTACCGTATCGGCAAGATCTGGTAGGTATTTTCGCAAATGTTAACAGTTTAGGGAGAACTTTTCCACCTTTCTAG